From one Polynucleobacter sp. UK-FUSCHL-C3 genomic stretch:
- a CDS encoding DUF2878 domain-containing protein: MTLVISREVWRKIWNFVLFQAAWFACILGAAHQQIWIAIGVSAVCIGIYLWLHANAVSEHKFLLKALIYGLVVDTLLLQLGWIQFESPLPWIGISPIWMWALWLVFATTLKESMSWLQGKWALSAVLGAIAGPLCYEAGVRLGAAQWPNSDIQVFGLIYLALAWACAMPLLFYFSQKDH; encoded by the coding sequence GTGACCTTAGTAATTTCTAGAGAGGTGTGGCGCAAGATTTGGAATTTTGTTTTATTCCAAGCCGCCTGGTTTGCTTGCATCTTGGGGGCAGCGCATCAGCAGATTTGGATTGCGATTGGTGTTTCTGCAGTTTGTATTGGTATTTATCTTTGGCTTCACGCCAATGCGGTATCTGAACACAAATTTTTACTCAAGGCTCTAATCTATGGTTTAGTCGTGGATACCCTATTGCTTCAATTGGGTTGGATACAGTTTGAGTCTCCTTTGCCCTGGATTGGGATATCACCAATTTGGATGTGGGCTCTTTGGTTGGTTTTTGCCACCACCCTCAAAGAATCGATGTCTTGGTTACAGGGTAAATGGGCCTTGTCAGCCGTATTAGGGGCGATAGCTGGCCCACTTTGCTACGAGGCGGGGGTCCGCCTAGGTGCGGCTCAGTGGCCAAACTCGGATATACAGGTCTTTGGCCTTATCTACCTTGCACTTGCTTGGGCGTGTGCAATGCCATTACTTTTCTATTTCAGCCAAAAAGATCATTAA
- the recX gene encoding recombination regulator RecX, whose translation MQAPSKSSKQSPSLKARALRLLSRREYSRKELASKLLQLTQQNIEEPPIDLELQIEAVLTDFEARGWLSDERFAQALVRRRSERYGIRRVADELQRAGVEAGLITQLTGELKESEYDRAKSLWTRKFGQIAIEQTERARQYRFLISKGFSPDLVAKVIGGRKASI comes from the coding sequence ATGCAGGCTCCAAGTAAATCGTCTAAACAAAGCCCGAGTCTCAAAGCTCGGGCTTTGCGTCTTTTATCTCGACGTGAATACAGTCGCAAGGAGCTAGCGAGTAAATTACTGCAGCTAACACAGCAGAATATAGAAGAGCCACCCATCGACTTAGAGCTACAAATTGAAGCAGTGTTGACTGACTTTGAAGCAAGGGGATGGCTAAGTGACGAGCGTTTTGCGCAAGCTTTAGTGCGTCGTCGAAGTGAGCGCTATGGGATTCGACGCGTCGCAGATGAGCTGCAAAGAGCAGGGGTTGAGGCGGGCCTTATTACCCAATTAACGGGCGAGCTCAAAGAGTCTGAATACGACCGCGCCAAGTCCTTATGGACCCGTAAATTTGGTCAAATTGCGATTGAACAAACGGAGCGGGCGCGTCAGTACCGCTTTCTTATTTCTAAGGGATTTAGCCCTGACCTTGTGGCCAAGGTGATTGGCGGACGCAAAGCATCCATTTAG
- the sucC gene encoding ADP-forming succinate--CoA ligase subunit beta yields the protein MKIHEYQGKEILRQFNVPVPNGIPAFSVDEALKAAEKLGGPVWVVKAQIHAGGRGKGGGVKLARSMEEVKSYASSILGMQLKTHQTGPEGQKVRRLLIEDGADIKKEYYLGILTDRGTQKVVLMASSEGGMDIEEVAAKTPEKIIKVFVDPLIGLSDAQCDQLSKGIGVPEASQGKAREVFKNLYKTYWDTDASLVEINPLILEGNGNIKALDAKFNFDSNALYRHPEIVTYRDEDEEDPAEIEASKFDLAYISLDGNIGCLVNGAGLAMATMDTIKLFGGQPANFLDVGGGATAEKVTEAFKIMLKNKSVKAILVNIFGGIMRCDVIAEGVVTACKAVNLSVPLVVRMKGTNEELGKKILADSGLPIISADSMAEAATKVVAATQGK from the coding sequence ATGAAGATTCATGAGTACCAAGGCAAGGAAATTCTGCGCCAATTTAATGTACCTGTGCCAAATGGTATTCCGGCGTTTAGCGTCGATGAAGCCCTAAAGGCGGCTGAGAAATTGGGCGGCCCTGTCTGGGTTGTCAAAGCCCAAATTCATGCAGGTGGTCGCGGTAAGGGCGGCGGCGTGAAGTTAGCCAGAAGTATGGAAGAGGTAAAAAGCTACGCCTCTTCAATCTTGGGAATGCAATTAAAGACCCATCAAACGGGACCCGAAGGACAAAAGGTTCGTCGGCTCTTAATTGAGGATGGTGCTGATATTAAAAAAGAGTATTACCTTGGAATCTTGACCGATCGCGGTACCCAAAAAGTGGTGCTGATGGCTTCTAGCGAAGGCGGCATGGATATTGAAGAGGTTGCTGCAAAAACCCCTGAAAAGATTATTAAAGTATTTGTGGATCCACTAATTGGTTTAAGTGATGCACAGTGCGATCAGTTAAGTAAAGGGATTGGTGTTCCTGAGGCATCCCAAGGTAAGGCTCGTGAGGTGTTCAAGAATCTTTATAAAACTTACTGGGATACCGACGCATCTCTTGTCGAGATCAATCCCCTCATCTTAGAAGGTAATGGCAATATCAAAGCACTTGATGCCAAATTTAACTTTGACTCGAATGCGCTGTATCGCCATCCTGAGATCGTTACCTACCGTGATGAAGACGAGGAAGATCCTGCGGAGATTGAGGCATCAAAATTTGATCTAGCTTACATCTCCTTAGATGGCAATATTGGTTGTTTGGTCAATGGCGCTGGTTTAGCAATGGCAACAATGGATACCATTAAATTGTTTGGTGGTCAGCCTGCAAATTTCTTAGATGTTGGTGGCGGTGCTACTGCGGAGAAGGTAACCGAGGCATTTAAGATCATGCTCAAAAATAAGAGCGTCAAGGCTATCCTCGTAAACATCTTTGGCGGCATTATGCGTTGTGATGTGATTGCAGAAGGTGTAGTGACTGCATGTAAAGCAGTAAACCTATCGGTACCTTTGGTCGTGCGAATGAAGGGAACTAATGAGGAGTTAGGCAAAAAGATTTTGGCGGACTCTGGATTGCCAATCATCAGCGCCGACTCTATGGCCGAAGCAGCTACAAAAGTAGTTGCTGCAACCCAAGGTAAATAA
- a CDS encoding DUF3833 domain-containing protein, with protein MNLLSRLKNIFVVCVMVLGVASCSGPTVQMYAKEKPQLDLATYFNGDIDAYGIFTNRSGEVVKRFKVVIKAKWETKDGKRVGVLDEDFTYSDGTKQKRIWTLTELAPGKYSGTASDVIGEAVGEMAGNALNWRYTLALPVDGTIYHVQFNDWMYLMDDKVMLNKAAMTKFGIYLGEVTLAFYKR; from the coding sequence ATGAATCTCTTGAGCCGGCTTAAAAACATCTTTGTAGTATGTGTGATGGTATTGGGTGTGGCATCGTGTTCTGGCCCAACGGTGCAGATGTATGCCAAGGAAAAGCCCCAGCTCGATTTGGCCACGTACTTTAACGGCGATATCGATGCCTACGGGATCTTTACAAACCGCAGTGGTGAGGTGGTGAAACGTTTTAAGGTGGTGATCAAGGCGAAGTGGGAAACCAAAGATGGTAAGCGTGTTGGTGTGTTGGATGAAGACTTTACCTATTCGGATGGGACAAAGCAAAAACGTATTTGGACCTTAACTGAACTTGCTCCAGGGAAATATTCTGGAACTGCCAGCGATGTGATTGGCGAGGCAGTCGGCGAAATGGCAGGGAATGCACTCAATTGGAGATATACCCTCGCTCTGCCGGTCGACGGCACAATCTATCACGTCCAGTTCAATGATTGGATGTATCTGATGGACGATAAGGTCATGCTTAATAAGGCAGCGATGACTAAGTTTGGAATCTACCTTGGCGAAGTGACCTTGGCTTTTTATAAGCGCTAG
- the recA gene encoding recombinase RecA produces MNDKKKSASSEFEGMSGDKQKALTAALAQIEKQFGKGSIMRLGDAEINQDIQVVSSGSLGLDIALGVGGLARGRVIEIYGPESSGKTTLTLHAVAEMQKLGGTCAFIDAEHALDVQYAAKLGVDVNNLLISQPDTGEQALEIADALVRSGSIDLIVIDSVAALVPRAEIEGDMGDSLPGLQARLMSQALRKLTGTIKRTNSMVIFINQIRMKIGVMFGSPETTTGGNALKFYATMRLDIRRIGSIKKGDEVVGNETRVKVAKNKVSPPFREAIFDIMYGQGISREGEIIDMGVEADIVEKSGAWYSYGGERIGQGKDNAREFLKENPEMAKEIEAKIREKLGVKNGGSLISETLDDEEMESADA; encoded by the coding sequence ATGAACGACAAGAAAAAATCAGCCTCATCCGAATTTGAAGGAATGAGTGGAGACAAGCAAAAAGCATTAACGGCTGCCTTAGCGCAAATTGAAAAACAATTTGGTAAAGGCTCGATCATGCGTCTGGGTGATGCAGAGATCAATCAGGACATACAGGTGGTATCGAGCGGTTCTCTCGGTTTAGATATTGCATTAGGTGTTGGCGGCCTGGCACGCGGACGAGTGATTGAAATCTACGGACCAGAATCATCCGGTAAAACGACGCTCACTTTGCATGCAGTTGCAGAGATGCAAAAACTGGGTGGCACTTGTGCGTTCATCGATGCAGAGCATGCATTGGATGTGCAATATGCAGCCAAACTCGGCGTCGATGTCAATAATTTATTAATCTCCCAACCAGATACGGGTGAACAAGCATTGGAAATTGCTGATGCGTTAGTTCGCTCTGGCTCAATTGATCTCATTGTGATTGACTCAGTGGCTGCATTAGTACCGAGGGCAGAGATTGAAGGTGATATGGGCGACTCATTGCCAGGCTTGCAAGCTCGCTTAATGAGTCAGGCTCTACGTAAATTAACCGGTACGATTAAGCGAACCAATTCTATGGTGATCTTCATCAATCAAATTCGGATGAAGATTGGCGTGATGTTTGGGTCTCCAGAAACAACTACTGGCGGTAATGCCCTGAAGTTCTACGCCACGATGCGATTGGATATCCGCCGCATTGGCAGTATTAAGAAGGGCGATGAAGTCGTTGGCAACGAAACACGCGTGAAAGTGGCGAAGAACAAAGTATCGCCACCATTCCGCGAAGCCATTTTTGACATCATGTATGGCCAAGGAATTTCACGTGAGGGTGAAATCATTGATATGGGCGTAGAAGCCGATATCGTCGAGAAGTCGGGTGCTTGGTATAGCTATGGCGGAGAGCGCATTGGGCAAGGTAAAGATAATGCCCGTGAGTTTTTGAAAGAAAACCCTGAGATGGCTAAAGAGATTGAGGCAAAGATCCGTGAGAAGTTGGGTGTTAAAAACGGTGGCTCCTTGATTAGCGAAACACTCGATGATGAGGAGATGGAATCTGCGGACGCTTAA